The following proteins come from a genomic window of Candidatus Limnocylindrales bacterium:
- a CDS encoding thioredoxin family protein has product MRRAPHGVALLLTLLTVTGVSIALARVAQAEPVSSGNVTAELASEQRTIRPGGMFTLGLSLRPAEGWHTYWQNSGDSGLPTRIEWTLPPGFHAGELMWPHPVRLGDPPFVTYGYERDALLLTNLDAPSTLQPGSDVEIVAAARWLACRADACVPGKADLKVHLRVDSGAPQIDPGWQAAFAKARSELPKMAVDWSASVRETADQVHVDVIAPAQARPVATAVQVFAIDPGVIDASAPPSVRATDSGFTIDVARDERREPLPELLQLVVVADAAADAPAPFRALRINAHKAVESPPAGAAKAPSQGAVAAKAPDKRTAQSSRAAHAGGITFWAAIVLALAGGLILNLMPCVFPVLSLKILGFVHIAHHDRPSVRRHGYAFAAGVLASFWILAAVLIVLRMAGDSLGWGFQLQQPLFVALLAALLLAMALNLFGVFELGSSVPGAAGRLDSASGYHGSFLSGVLATVLATPCSAPFMGTAIGYALVQPPLKTFLVFTALGAGMALPYLVLACVPMLLRRLPKPGAWMERFREAMAFPLLATVAWLVWVFGQQTGNDGVLGLLIALLLGSLGLWIGGRFAGGAHRRLVAVLTGLCVVASIAMMFSVASPRVASRFEEASATTAAGRQAPSDIRRDDGTLRWQPWDPDAIVQHRTEGRVVFVDFTADWCLSCKVNERVALSGDEFARRMTDAKAVAMKADWTSSDPRITRALADFGRSGVPLYVVYPRDPSRAPIVLPQILTPAIVLEAIEKAVA; this is encoded by the coding sequence AGAACTCGGGCGACAGCGGCCTTCCGACCAGGATCGAGTGGACGCTTCCGCCCGGTTTCCATGCCGGTGAGCTGATGTGGCCGCACCCGGTCCGGCTCGGAGATCCTCCATTCGTAACGTACGGTTACGAGCGTGACGCGCTGCTGCTGACAAATCTCGACGCACCGTCGACGCTGCAGCCCGGCTCGGATGTGGAAATTGTCGCAGCGGCCCGCTGGCTCGCCTGCCGAGCGGACGCGTGCGTGCCCGGCAAGGCGGACCTCAAGGTCCACCTTCGTGTGGATTCGGGTGCCCCTCAGATCGATCCCGGCTGGCAGGCTGCATTCGCCAAAGCCCGCTCGGAGCTCCCGAAAATGGCCGTCGACTGGTCGGCGAGCGTTCGCGAGACCGCAGACCAGGTCCATGTCGACGTGATCGCTCCGGCGCAAGCAAGGCCGGTCGCGACGGCCGTGCAGGTTTTTGCGATCGATCCCGGCGTCATCGATGCGTCCGCGCCGCCGTCGGTGCGGGCGACCGATTCCGGATTCACGATCGACGTCGCCAGAGACGAACGTCGCGAGCCGCTGCCCGAGCTGCTCCAGCTGGTCGTCGTCGCCGATGCCGCGGCGGATGCGCCGGCGCCGTTCCGCGCGCTTCGCATCAACGCGCACAAGGCGGTCGAGTCGCCGCCTGCGGGCGCAGCGAAGGCTCCTTCGCAGGGCGCGGTGGCTGCAAAGGCACCGGACAAACGTACGGCCCAATCGTCACGTGCGGCTCACGCCGGCGGCATAACGTTTTGGGCCGCGATCGTGCTCGCGCTTGCCGGCGGCCTGATCCTCAACCTGATGCCGTGCGTGTTCCCGGTCCTGTCGCTCAAGATTCTCGGCTTCGTGCACATTGCCCATCACGACCGGCCGAGCGTACGCCGGCACGGATACGCATTTGCTGCGGGCGTGCTCGCTTCGTTCTGGATTCTGGCCGCCGTGCTGATCGTGCTGCGCATGGCCGGCGATTCGCTCGGGTGGGGCTTTCAGCTCCAGCAGCCGCTGTTCGTTGCGCTGCTGGCCGCGCTGCTGCTCGCAATGGCGCTCAATCTGTTCGGCGTCTTCGAGCTTGGCTCGTCGGTGCCCGGTGCGGCCGGACGCCTGGATTCGGCGTCCGGCTACCACGGTTCGTTTCTGAGCGGCGTGCTCGCGACCGTCCTTGCCACGCCATGTTCGGCACCGTTCATGGGAACGGCCATCGGCTACGCGCTGGTGCAGCCGCCTTTGAAGACGTTCCTCGTTTTTACCGCGCTCGGAGCCGGCATGGCGCTTCCATACCTTGTGCTCGCATGCGTGCCGATGCTGCTGCGACGGCTGCCGAAACCCGGCGCATGGATGGAGCGATTCCGCGAAGCGATGGCGTTTCCGCTGCTCGCGACGGTCGCATGGCTTGTCTGGGTCTTCGGCCAGCAGACCGGCAACGACGGCGTGCTCGGGCTGCTGATCGCGCTTCTGCTCGGTTCGCTCGGCCTCTGGATCGGTGGGCGCTTCGCGGGCGGCGCGCATCGCCGTCTCGTCGCCGTGCTCACGGGGCTGTGCGTGGTGGCGTCGATCGCGATGATGTTCTCGGTGGCTTCACCGCGCGTGGCATCGAGATTCGAGGAAGCATCGGCGACTACGGCTGCCGGGCGCCAGGCACCGTCCGATATCCGTCGTGACGACGGCACGCTGCGCTGGCAGCCGTGGGATCCGGACGCCATTGTCCAGCATCGCACCGAAGGACGGGTGGTCTTCGTCGACTTCACGGCCGACTGGTGCCTGTCGTGCAAGGTCAACGAGCGCGTCGCGCTCTCGGGCGACGAGTTCGCGCGGCGCATGACCGACGCGAAAGCCGTTGCAATGAAAGCCGACTGGACCAGCTCCGATCCGCGCATCACCAGGGCGCTCGCCGATTTCGGTCGCAGCGGTGTGCCGCTCTACGTCGTCTACCCGCGTGACCCATCGCGCGCGCCGATCGTGCTCCCGCAGATCCTCACGCCCGCCATCGTCCTCGAAGCCATCGAAAAAGCCGTCGCCTGA